A stretch of Miscanthus floridulus cultivar M001 chromosome 13, ASM1932011v1, whole genome shotgun sequence DNA encodes these proteins:
- the LOC136500410 gene encoding bZIP transcription factor 44-like: protein MTLSGGTISSGTSSGSSHGTPSFGSEGDMVDLQARMELKRKRRMESNRESAKRSRQRKQQHLDDLNSQVDKLRTRKQQLMIALNITTQNYAAVEAQNSVLRTQMMELESRLCALREIICYMNANHVANAATTMNAHPATIMSGAANDDTFGASATAWNSGMQMVQQPIDHLLYQCF from the exons ATGACTCTGTCCGGTGGGACCATTTCAAGTGGGACCTCATCTGGGTCGAGTCATGGGACCCCCAGCTTTGGGTCAGAGGGTGACATGGTGGACCTCCAGGCCCGGATGGAGCTCAAGCGGAAGAGAAGGATGGAATCAAACCGGGAGTCTGCAAAGCGGTCAAGGCAGCGGAAGCAACAACACCTCGACGATCTCAACTCACAG GTCGACAAGCTGAGGACAAGGAAACAGCAACTCATGATAGCACTGAACATCACCACCCAGAACTACGCGGCAGTAGAAGCTCAGAACTCGGTGCTGCGCACgcagatgatggagctggagaGCAGACTCTGCGCGCTGCGCGAGATCATATGCTACATGAACGCAAACCATGTTGCTAATGCTGCAACAACAATGAATGCCCATCCAGCAACTATCATGAGCGGAGCTGCTAACGACGATACTTTTGGCGCAAGCGCAACTGCATGGAACTCTGGCATGCAAATGGTCCAGCAGCCCATAGATCACTTGCTGTACCAGTGCTTCTAG